In Aegilops tauschii subsp. strangulata cultivar AL8/78 chromosome 3, Aet v6.0, whole genome shotgun sequence, one genomic interval encodes:
- the LOC109758688 gene encoding disease resistance protein RGA5-like encodes MELAMLAIRPLLSKLGDLLAGEFTLEKRVRKGVESLSKEMLLMQAALGKVAKVPPEELDEGVKIWAGMVRDLAYQMEDIVDVFIVCVDDLSANPKNRVKKLLKKTGKLFKKGKDLHRISDALEEAVTQAKQLAELCQRYELETLNTRIGASIDPHTIALYTDVRELVGIEEPRDELINKLLQGDDWSKNPLKTVSVVGFGELINKLLDKIKVQFDCSAFVSVSWNPNMKKILKNILFELDKKMYSNIHNTSREENHLIDELIEFLNDKRYLIVIDDIWNENACQLIKCAFSKNSLGSRVITTTRIFGVSEACCSSADDIYRMKPLSDDVSRRLF; translated from the exons ATGGAGCTCGCCATGCTAGCCATCCGCCCTCTCCTCTCGAAGCTGGGGGACCTGCTCGCAGGCGAGTTCACCCTTGAGAAGCGTGTGAGGAAAGGCGTCGAGTCTCTTAGCAAGGAGATGTTGCTGATGCAGGCTGCCCTTGGCAAGGTGGCGAAAGTGCCGCCCGAAGAGCTCGATGAGGGGGTCAAGATCTGGGCAGGAATGGTAAGGGACCTGGCCTACCAAATGGAAGACATCGTGGATGTCTTCATTGTGTGTGTGGATGATTTATCTGCCAACCCAAAGAATAGAGTGAAGAAGTTGCTTAAGAAGACAGGCAAGTTATTCAAGAAGGGCAAAGATCTTCATCGAATCTCCGATGCTCTAGAAGAAGCAGTTACTCAGGCTAAGCAGCTGGCTGAGTTGTGCCAAAGGTACGAGCTCGAGACACTGAACACCCGCATTGGTGCTAGCATCGATCCTCACACCATAGCTCTGTACACAGATGTGAGAGAGCTTGTCGGCATTGAAGAACCACGAGACGAGTTGATCAACAAGTTACTTCAAGGTGATGATTGGTCAAAGAATCCGTTGAAGACAGTCTCTGTTGTTGGATTTGGTGAGTTGATCAACAAGTTACTTGACAAGATCAAAGTGCAATTTGATTGTAGTGCTTTTGTTTCGGTTTCTTGGAATCCCAACATGAAAAAAATCTTGAAGAATATCCTTTTTGAGCTCGACAAGAAAATGTATTCAAACATACATAATACGTCGCGAGAAGAAAATCATCTCATCGACGAACTCATTGAATTTCTTAATGACAAAAG GTACCTCATCGTAATTGATGACATATGGAATGAAAATGCGTGTCAATTAATCAAGTGCGCTTTCTCCAAGAATAGTCTTGGAAGTCGAGTAATCACGACAACCCGCATCTTTGGTGTTTCCGAAGCATGTTGCTCTTCTGCTGATGATATTTATAGGATGAAACCTCTTTCTGATGATGTCTCAAGAAGGCTCTTTTGA
- the LOC141020864 gene encoding uncharacterized mitochondrial protein AtMg00820-like: protein MVRYGNFSATGEPQSLSEALGDANWRCAMDQEYMALQKNQTWHLVPPPPGKNIIDCKWVFRIKRKADGSIDRYKARLVAKGFKQRYGLDYEDTFSPVVKAATIRLVLAIAISRGWCLQQLDVQNAFLHGILEAEILCKLSFMIYVETLL, encoded by the exons ATGGTTCGGTATGGAAATTTCTCTGCTACAGGAGAACCTCAGTCTCTTTCTGAAGCTCTTGGTGATGCAAATTGGCGATGTGCAATGGATCAGGAGTACATGGCACTTCAGAAAAATCAAACATGGCATCTTGTTCCACCACCTCCCGGTAAAAATATAATTGACTGCAAATGGGTCTTTCGTATCAAAAGGAAGGCAGATGGCTCCATTGATAGGTATAAGGCTCGCCTTGTTGCGAAAGGATTCAAACAACGCTATGGGCTCGATTATGAAGATACTTTCAGCCCTGTTGTTAAAGCAGCCACAATACGCCTTGTTCTTGCTATTGCGATCTCTCGTGGGTGGTGTCTTCAGCAACTTGATGTACAAAATGCATTCCTCCATGGTATTCTAGAAGCAGAG ATTCTGTGCAAGCTCTCCTTCATGATCTACGTGGAGACTTTGCTTTAA